From Paenibacillus sp. V4I7, one genomic window encodes:
- a CDS encoding tellurite resistance TerB family protein has translation MSTFKSWFSSAKTGLSEQVKKFQNKDFLDAVVAGCAIVAAADGSIGNSEKEKMIGYISRSEELKVFDVSNVIARFNHFAGNFEFSGIVGKQEALKVISKFNNKPEVGRIIIAVCCAIGAADGDFDDQEKKVVKDICTALNLNPSEFSL, from the coding sequence ATGAGTACGTTTAAATCATGGTTTTCAAGCGCGAAAACGGGCTTGTCAGAGCAAGTCAAAAAATTTCAGAACAAAGATTTTCTGGATGCCGTTGTAGCAGGTTGTGCGATTGTAGCAGCCGCGGATGGCAGCATTGGTAATTCAGAAAAAGAAAAGATGATTGGTTACATCAGCCGCAGCGAAGAACTTAAAGTATTTGATGTCAGTAATGTCATCGCTCGCTTTAACCACTTTGCTGGCAACTTTGAGTTCTCAGGCATTGTAGGCAAGCAAGAGGCGCTTAAAGTTATTTCCAAGTTTAACAATAAGCCGGAAGTTGGACGAATCATCATTGCGGTATGCTGCGCAATTGGTGCTGCAGACGGAGATTTTGATGATCAAGAGAAGAAGGTTGTCAAAGATATTTGTACAGCGCTGAACCTCAATCCTAGCGAATTTAGTCTGTGA
- a CDS encoding metal ABC transporter permease translates to MEMLHYDFMQRAFCAGGLIAILASILGVYLMLRRQALMADMLSHVSLAGVAGGAYLNINPTLTGFVVATLGAIVVEYVRRSYKTYSEISVAIIMVGGLSTAVIIMSLNQSLNKGFSAYLFGSIVAVNETELLLMFAVAVMGGIFFYIFRRPLYQITFDEDTAKTNGLPVKWISLGFSVITGMIVSAAMPIVGVLLVSALIVLPAALAIRIAPSFTSALFIAMSIGLLGVISGLTASYQLSTPPGGTIALLLLVILIAGMGLKKVVLTFSKIKSRNSVDTIRMSKETTISSFNKYQEE, encoded by the coding sequence ATGGAAATGCTGCACTACGACTTCATGCAACGGGCATTTTGTGCCGGTGGGTTAATTGCGATCCTAGCTTCGATTCTGGGTGTCTATCTCATGCTTCGCAGACAAGCTCTGATGGCTGACATGCTCTCCCATGTTTCTTTGGCAGGGGTTGCAGGAGGTGCGTATTTAAACATTAATCCAACCTTGACTGGATTCGTCGTAGCTACGCTGGGAGCCATAGTTGTTGAATATGTAAGGAGGTCATATAAAACCTATAGTGAAATTTCGGTTGCCATCATCATGGTGGGTGGATTATCTACAGCAGTGATCATTATGAGTCTTAATCAAAGTCTTAATAAAGGCTTCTCCGCTTATTTATTCGGCTCTATAGTTGCTGTGAATGAAACCGAGCTTCTGCTAATGTTTGCGGTAGCGGTGATGGGGGGTATCTTTTTCTATATATTCCGTCGTCCGCTTTATCAGATAACATTCGACGAAGATACGGCTAAGACGAATGGGCTCCCTGTGAAATGGATCTCACTTGGATTTAGCGTTATAACAGGAATGATAGTTTCCGCGGCTATGCCTATCGTGGGCGTTCTTCTCGTTTCGGCACTAATTGTACTGCCCGCGGCACTTGCCATTCGGATTGCACCTAGTTTTACATCCGCACTTTTTATAGCTATGAGCATTGGTTTACTTGGTGTCATTTCCGGACTTACCGCTTCTTATCAGCTTAGTACACCTCCGGGAGGAACGATAGCACTGCTTCTCTTAGTTATTCTTATTGCTGGCATGGGTTTGAAAAAGGTCGTTCTGACATTTAGCAAAATCAAATCAAGAAATTCAGTTGACACCATCCGTATGTCCAAAGAAACGACAATTTCATCATTTAACAAATATCAGGAGGAATAA
- a CDS encoding TerD family protein, with product MAISLSKGQKVDLTKTNPGLTKVVVGLGWDTNKYDGGKDFDLDASIFAVNASGKVGSDSDFIFYNNPKNSNGSIVHNGDNRTGAGDGDDEQVSVDLSAVPAETEKIAFCITIHDAEARAQNFGQVSNAYVRILNEGSGAELIRFDLGEDFSIETGVVIGELYRNAGEWKFSAIGSGYKDGLAGLARDYGLQTS from the coding sequence ATGGCAATTTCACTATCCAAAGGTCAAAAAGTAGATTTAACGAAAACAAACCCAGGTCTAACTAAAGTTGTTGTTGGTTTAGGTTGGGACACGAACAAATATGATGGCGGTAAAGACTTCGATCTAGACGCTTCCATTTTCGCTGTAAATGCTTCCGGTAAAGTAGGATCTGATTCAGATTTCATCTTCTACAACAACCCGAAGAATTCGAATGGGTCCATCGTACATAACGGCGACAACCGTACAGGTGCTGGCGATGGCGACGATGAGCAAGTAAGTGTTGATCTAAGCGCAGTACCAGCTGAAACTGAGAAGATTGCTTTCTGCATCACAATTCATGATGCTGAAGCAAGAGCGCAAAACTTTGGACAAGTTTCCAATGCTTACGTTCGTATTCTTAACGAAGGTTCAGGCGCAGAATTGATTCGTTTTGATCTAGGAGAAGACTTCTCCATTGAAACAGGCGTAGTTATCGGTGAATTGTACCGTAACGCTGGCGAATGGAAATTCAGCGCAATCGGTAGTGGCTACAAAGACGGTCTTGCAGGTTTAGCTCGCGATTACGGCTTGCAAACTTCCTAA
- a CDS encoding GTP-binding protein, with protein sequence MTLVDHKIPVTVLSGYLGAGKTTLLNHVLHNRDGLKVAVIVNDLSEVNIDADLIREGNGLSRTNESLVEMSNGCICCTLRDDLLKEVERLAKVNKFNYILIESTGVGEPLPVAQTFTYMDEEQGIDLTQFCRLDTMVTVVDAYRFWTDYSSGETLLERSQAVGEDDTREVVDLLIDQIEFCDVLILNKCDMLEEDELIELEEVLRALQPRAKFIRSVHGKVAPTDILNTHLFNFDEASTSAGWMREMEKETHTPETEEYGISSFVYERIRPFEPSRLMSWMEDWPAEIIRAKGIMWLATRNDHAQNLSQAGPSIRFGPAGYWVSALPDGEREAVLEEDADQIKHWDDTYGDRINKVVFIGMEIDRVNIVASLDACLLTDAEMLSDWNRFEDELPNSMMELEESCPLPQ encoded by the coding sequence ATGACATTGGTGGATCATAAAATACCTGTGACCGTTTTAAGCGGTTATTTGGGAGCAGGCAAAACAACGCTATTAAACCACGTGCTGCATAATCGCGATGGCTTAAAAGTTGCGGTTATTGTGAACGATTTAAGTGAGGTCAACATCGATGCTGATCTGATTAGAGAAGGCAACGGACTTTCCCGCACGAATGAGAGCCTGGTAGAAATGTCGAATGGCTGCATCTGCTGTACACTACGTGACGACCTTTTGAAGGAAGTAGAGCGGCTTGCTAAAGTGAATAAATTTAACTATATCCTTATTGAATCTACGGGTGTAGGTGAACCTTTACCGGTTGCGCAAACATTCACTTATATGGATGAAGAGCAGGGGATTGATCTTACGCAATTTTGCCGTCTCGACACGATGGTAACTGTCGTAGACGCCTACCGTTTCTGGACGGATTATTCCTCTGGAGAAACGCTCCTTGAACGCAGTCAAGCTGTGGGTGAAGACGATACACGCGAAGTTGTAGATCTTCTGATTGATCAAATTGAGTTTTGTGATGTCCTGATCTTGAACAAATGTGACATGCTGGAAGAAGATGAGCTGATTGAGCTAGAGGAAGTACTACGCGCATTACAACCTAGAGCCAAATTCATTCGCTCAGTTCACGGGAAGGTTGCTCCAACAGATATTTTGAACACCCATTTATTTAATTTTGATGAAGCAAGTACGTCCGCAGGTTGGATGCGGGAGATGGAGAAGGAAACACATACACCAGAAACCGAAGAATATGGCATTTCCTCTTTCGTCTATGAAAGAATTCGTCCGTTCGAACCTTCGCGGCTAATGAGTTGGATGGAAGATTGGCCAGCGGAGATCATCCGAGCTAAAGGGATCATGTGGCTTGCAACGCGCAACGATCACGCTCAGAACTTAAGTCAAGCGGGTCCTTCTATTCGCTTCGGTCCAGCTGGGTATTGGGTGTCGGCGCTGCCAGATGGTGAAAGAGAAGCTGTTCTTGAAGAAGACGCGGATCAAATCAAGCATTGGGATGATACCTATGGAGATCGCATTAACAAGGTTGTATTTATCGGCATGGAGATAGACCGAGTTAATATCGTCGCTTCTTTGGATGCCTGCTTGTTAACAGATGCTGAAATGCTTAGCGATTGGAATCGTTTCGAGGATGAGCTGCCGAATTCCATGATGGAGTTGGAAGAATCCTGCCCTTTGCCACAATAA
- a CDS encoding TerD family protein, whose product MTISLVKGQKIDLTKGNAGLSKVVVGLGWDPAVVEKKGFFGSKKTAVEIDCDASVILLDENGKLTKEKNVVFFANLQSPDGSVVHSGDNRTGEGDGDDEQVSVNLGQVPADVSKIVFVVNIYDCVNRKQDFGLVQSAYIRLVNDSNKQELIKFNLTEDYSGKTSLIVGEIYRHSGEWKFNAIGEGSTDTTVGQLVKRYQ is encoded by the coding sequence TTGACAATTAGTTTGGTCAAAGGTCAGAAAATTGATTTAACAAAAGGTAATGCGGGTCTTTCCAAAGTTGTAGTTGGACTAGGTTGGGATCCTGCGGTTGTGGAGAAGAAAGGTTTCTTCGGATCCAAGAAAACAGCTGTTGAAATTGATTGCGACGCTTCCGTCATCTTATTAGATGAGAATGGGAAATTAACTAAAGAGAAGAATGTTGTTTTCTTCGCTAACTTGCAAAGCCCTGATGGTTCAGTTGTTCACTCCGGTGATAACCGCACAGGGGAAGGTGATGGCGATGATGAGCAAGTATCTGTTAATTTAGGACAAGTTCCTGCGGATGTTAGTAAGATCGTTTTCGTTGTTAATATCTACGACTGCGTGAATAGAAAGCAAGATTTCGGTCTCGTTCAATCCGCCTACATCCGGTTGGTGAATGATTCGAATAAACAAGAATTGATCAAGTTTAATCTGACCGAAGATTATTCAGGTAAAACATCCCTGATTGTTGGTGAAATTTATCGTCATAGCGGCGAATGGAAATTCAACGCGATTGGTGAAGGAAGCACGGATACAACGGTTGGACAATTAGTTAAACGTTATCAATAA
- the rpmG gene encoding 50S ribosomal protein L33, with protein MRVIITLACTETGDRNYTTTKNKRTQTSRLELKKYCPRLKRHTLHRETR; from the coding sequence ATGAGAGTCATTATTACATTGGCGTGTACGGAAACAGGTGACAGAAACTATACAACGACGAAGAATAAAAGAACACAAACCTCTCGTTTGGAGCTGAAAAAGTATTGTCCACGTCTGAAGCGTCACACTCTTCATCGCGAAACACGTTAA
- a CDS encoding TerD family protein — MHISLVKGQKTDVTKTNPGLSQIGIGLGWNSPANIDLDTSAFLLGANGKVDNDEQLVFYNNPTKSGVNFIDRPSQGTDKKQFSIQFSNVPANVEKVAITLTIHEGEKLKQQFSQVTQAYLRIFHPSTGQDMLRYELGNQFSVETAIVVGELYRYGTEWKFSAIGSGFSGGLKALCGNFGIEVKDEPTPNPVPNPTPTPPPVSTPAPTNKPPLIPPAPINLNKIELKKKGDRISLEKKTTGNLGEIVINLNWNQKKKPSGFFGKTKGIDLDLACLYELKNGEKGVIQALGNRFGSLHREPYIALDGDDRTGSVTTGENIRINGNKLSEFERILIFTFIYEGATTWSEADGVVSIKQDGGPDIEVKLNEHDNRQGMCAIALIRNQNNETFSIERLVQYFSGHKALDEAFGWGMRWVAGNK, encoded by the coding sequence ATGCATATATCTCTTGTCAAAGGCCAAAAGACGGATGTTACAAAAACAAATCCGGGGCTCTCACAGATTGGTATTGGACTCGGATGGAACTCTCCTGCGAACATAGATCTGGATACCTCAGCATTCTTGTTAGGCGCTAATGGGAAGGTAGACAATGACGAACAGCTGGTATTCTACAACAATCCAACAAAAAGCGGTGTGAATTTTATCGATCGGCCCTCTCAAGGGACCGATAAGAAGCAATTTTCTATTCAATTTTCCAACGTTCCAGCCAATGTTGAGAAAGTTGCTATCACACTAACCATTCATGAGGGTGAGAAATTAAAGCAGCAATTCAGCCAAGTAACTCAAGCTTATTTACGGATTTTTCATCCTAGCACAGGGCAAGATATGTTGCGATATGAATTAGGAAATCAATTCTCCGTTGAGACAGCTATTGTTGTAGGGGAACTATATAGATATGGAACGGAATGGAAATTCAGTGCGATTGGATCTGGCTTTTCCGGTGGGCTGAAAGCGCTGTGTGGTAATTTCGGAATCGAGGTTAAGGATGAACCTACACCTAACCCAGTACCTAATCCAACACCGACGCCTCCCCCAGTCTCAACTCCAGCTCCAACAAATAAACCACCTCTTATCCCTCCGGCTCCAATTAATCTGAATAAGATTGAATTGAAGAAGAAGGGCGATCGCATTAGTCTTGAGAAGAAGACAACAGGCAATCTCGGGGAAATTGTCATTAATTTAAACTGGAATCAGAAGAAGAAACCCAGTGGATTTTTCGGTAAAACCAAAGGGATCGATCTGGATCTAGCTTGTTTATATGAATTAAAGAATGGTGAGAAGGGCGTTATTCAAGCGCTTGGTAACCGGTTTGGTTCACTTCATAGAGAACCATATATCGCCTTAGACGGTGATGATCGTACAGGATCCGTAACGACAGGTGAGAACATTCGAATCAATGGAAATAAGCTCTCTGAATTTGAACGCATCCTTATTTTCACTTTTATCTACGAGGGTGCAACAACTTGGTCTGAAGCTGATGGCGTAGTCTCCATTAAGCAGGATGGCGGACCCGATATCGAAGTGAAATTGAACGAGCATGATAATCGTCAGGGCATGTGTGCCATTGCATTAATTCGTAACCAAAATAATGAAACATTTAGCATTGAGCGGCTTGTTCAATATTTCTCCGGTCATAAGGCGCTAGATGAAGCCTTTGGATGGGGAATGAGATGGGTTGCAGGAAATAAGTAA
- a CDS encoding metal ABC transporter substrate-binding protein — translation MKKIWVTKSLAFTVLSAALLSGCASNTASSDGKLNVVTSFYPMYEFTKQVAGDHANVISLVPSGSEPHDWEPSAKDMTQLKNANLFVYNGIVEGWAEQALKSTENKNRVVVEAIKGIELMEGLPEDEHAEDHKEEDKDHKEEAHGDEILDPHVWLTPVLAQKEIEAIVIGLTQADPAHKEDYRKNADAYIGKLKALDESFKTGLKNVKRKEFVTQHAAFGYLAKEYGLTQVPIAGLSPEEEPAPDKMAEIIKFAKDNNVQTIFFETLVDPKVANTIAKEVGAKTDVLNPLEGLTDDEKKKNLDYIGVMTNNLEALKKALNE, via the coding sequence ATGAAAAAAATATGGGTAACAAAATCACTTGCTTTTACCGTACTATCAGCTGCTCTCTTATCGGGCTGTGCATCCAACACCGCTTCAAGCGATGGCAAATTAAATGTCGTTACAAGCTTCTATCCCATGTATGAATTCACGAAACAGGTTGCAGGTGATCATGCCAATGTTATCTCTCTAGTCCCGTCGGGGTCTGAACCCCATGATTGGGAGCCTAGTGCGAAAGATATGACACAATTGAAGAACGCCAATCTGTTCGTTTACAACGGTATCGTAGAAGGATGGGCGGAGCAGGCACTTAAGAGCACTGAAAATAAGAATCGTGTTGTTGTTGAAGCTATTAAAGGAATTGAATTGATGGAAGGCTTGCCAGAAGACGAGCATGCAGAAGATCACAAGGAAGAAGATAAAGATCATAAAGAAGAAGCGCATGGGGACGAAATCCTAGATCCTCATGTTTGGTTAACACCGGTTCTTGCTCAAAAAGAGATTGAGGCCATTGTAATTGGATTAACGCAAGCTGATCCTGCTCACAAAGAAGATTATCGTAAAAATGCGGATGCCTATATCGGAAAGCTTAAAGCCTTGGATGAGTCATTCAAAACGGGCCTTAAAAATGTAAAGCGTAAAGAATTCGTTACGCAGCATGCTGCTTTTGGTTATTTGGCCAAAGAATATGGGCTGACACAGGTTCCTATTGCCGGACTTTCCCCTGAGGAAGAGCCAGCTCCAGATAAAATGGCAGAAATTATTAAATTTGCGAAAGATAATAACGTACAAACGATTTTCTTTGAAACGCTTGTAGATCCAAAGGTGGCGAATACAATTGCAAAAGAAGTCGGTGCGAAAACGGATGTGCTGAATCCATTAGAGGGATTAACGGATGATGAAAAAAAGAAAAACCTTGATTACATCGGTGTTATGACGAATAACCTAGAAGCATTGAAAAAAGCGTTAAATGAATAA
- a CDS encoding AAA family ATPase — protein MTTKKNIRLPKSKGIETATVYTPDECLKKIKHIVLQENNQQIVEEFITIQNMKQKFEEAEVSVPNKIVMFGPPGTGKTLTAYYLASRLELPLIVVRLDAIIHSHLGETGSNIRKIFEFAKLAPCVLFLDEFDAIARARDSIDEVKEMARVVNTLLQCLDEFHSNSTFIAATNLEEELDTAVWRRFDTRMTYELPGKAELDVFLTKLLGDSQENRKLIEQSKELLQGCSFADIEQIILKAKRKMIIEDSEMSYEKIAHGYAAYNPRTLPRDAAPAGAVS, from the coding sequence ATGACCACTAAAAAGAATATCAGGCTGCCCAAATCCAAAGGGATTGAAACGGCAACTGTTTATACACCTGATGAGTGTCTGAAGAAAATCAAACATATCGTCCTGCAAGAAAATAATCAGCAAATCGTGGAAGAATTTATAACCATTCAGAATATGAAACAAAAGTTCGAAGAAGCCGAAGTGTCTGTTCCGAATAAAATCGTTATGTTTGGCCCGCCGGGAACGGGGAAAACATTAACGGCCTATTATCTGGCGTCTCGTTTGGAGCTTCCACTCATTGTCGTTCGATTGGATGCGATTATTCATAGTCATCTCGGTGAAACGGGATCGAATATTCGAAAAATATTCGAATTCGCCAAGCTTGCACCATGTGTGCTGTTTCTCGATGAATTCGATGCTATTGCAAGGGCTAGAGATTCTATTGATGAAGTGAAAGAGATGGCGCGAGTGGTCAATACTTTGCTGCAATGTCTAGATGAATTCCATAGTAATAGCACATTTATTGCCGCGACGAATTTGGAAGAAGAATTGGATACGGCCGTGTGGCGTCGGTTTGATACGCGAATGACGTATGAATTGCCTGGCAAAGCGGAGCTTGATGTGTTTTTGACTAAATTACTTGGGGATTCGCAGGAAAATAGGAAGCTCATCGAGCAGTCGAAGGAACTGCTGCAAGGCTGCAGCTTTGCTGACATTGAACAAATTATTTTGAAGGCCAAGCGCAAAATGATCATTGAAGATAGTGAAATGAGTTACGAGAAAATCGCTCACGGTTATGCAGCTTACAATCCAAGAACCTTACCTAGAGATGCAGCACCAGCTGGAGCTGTATCATAG
- a CDS encoding metal ABC transporter ATP-binding protein codes for MLVASMDEVEFGYNDVPCIQDASVEIQSGEFVAITGPNGAAKSTLLKLLLGLLDPWKGTIFLSSINKEGKKLKVGYVSQQISAFNSGFPSTILEFVQSGRYASRSWFRKLDKEDEVQTEKALRQVGMWDLRKRKIGELSGGQKQRICIARALAQEPDMLVLDEPTTGMDQDSRFGFYEMMHHQVKALGRTVVIVTHGLSEVAPYLDRIIELERKEDGGWKCCTTTSCNGHFVPVG; via the coding sequence ATGCTGGTAGCCTCCATGGATGAGGTAGAATTCGGTTACAATGACGTCCCATGTATTCAAGACGCAAGTGTAGAGATCCAATCGGGTGAATTTGTAGCAATAACGGGCCCCAATGGTGCAGCCAAGTCGACCTTGCTGAAATTGCTTCTTGGCTTGCTTGATCCTTGGAAAGGGACCATTTTCTTGTCTTCTATTAATAAAGAAGGAAAGAAGCTGAAAGTGGGCTACGTGTCTCAGCAAATCTCCGCCTTCAACAGTGGATTCCCTAGCACGATATTGGAGTTTGTCCAATCAGGCAGGTATGCAAGCCGCTCATGGTTTCGTAAACTCGACAAAGAAGATGAGGTGCAGACGGAGAAAGCACTTCGTCAGGTTGGGATGTGGGATTTGCGCAAGCGCAAGATCGGTGAACTCTCTGGCGGCCAAAAGCAGCGTATTTGCATCGCCAGAGCGCTTGCACAGGAGCCCGATATGCTTGTTCTCGATGAACCGACGACAGGGATGGATCAGGATAGCCGCTTTGGCTTCTATGAGATGATGCACCATCAAGTGAAAGCTCTCGGGCGAACCGTTGTTATAGTGACCCATGGCTTATCCGAGGTCGCTCCCTATCTGGATCGTATTATTGAGCTGGAGAGGAAGGAGGATGGCGGATGGAAATGCTGCACTACGACTTCATGCAACGGGCATTTTGTGCCGGTGGGTTAA
- a CDS encoding TerD family protein, translated as MTISLSKGQRIDLTKTNPGLSKAIIGLGWDTNKYSGGHSFDLDASAFLLHAEGKAKGLEDFIFYNNLVGVNGCVEHTGDNRTGDGDGDDEQIRVDFSKIPAHIHRVGIAVTIHDGSNRNQNFGQVSNAFVRLVDEVTNREILRYDLGEDFSVETAVVICELYRDSQGQEWKFQAVGSGFQGGLQALCKNYGLDAQ; from the coding sequence ATGACAATCAGCTTGTCCAAAGGTCAAAGAATTGACTTAACCAAGACGAACCCTGGCCTGAGTAAGGCGATTATCGGATTAGGTTGGGATACGAACAAATATAGTGGTGGGCATTCATTCGATTTGGATGCGTCAGCCTTTCTGCTTCATGCTGAAGGTAAAGCCAAAGGGCTTGAGGACTTCATTTTTTACAACAACTTGGTTGGTGTCAATGGCTGCGTTGAGCACACCGGCGATAATCGTACAGGTGATGGTGATGGGGATGACGAGCAAATCCGAGTTGATTTCTCCAAAATCCCTGCGCATATTCACCGAGTAGGAATAGCTGTTACGATTCATGATGGATCGAATCGCAACCAAAATTTCGGACAAGTATCGAATGCGTTCGTTCGTCTTGTTGATGAGGTAACGAATCGGGAGATTTTACGTTATGACTTGGGCGAGGACTTTTCAGTAGAAACTGCCGTTGTCATTTGTGAATTGTACCGAGACAGCCAAGGTCAAGAATGGAAGTTCCAAGCAGTAGGAAGTGGCTTTCAAGGTGGTCTTCAAGCCCTTTGTAAAAACTACGGACTTGATGCCCAGTAA